The Methanobrevibacter millerae genome includes the window TTCACACCAAAAAATATTACTATTTTATTGATAATCTGTTAATAATGATATAAAAATTTAGGTGTTTTAGAAATCCCCGTTTAATTTGGGGTGAGGAGTTTTGTTTTCTTATCAGCTTTTTTTAAGCCCATATTATCCAACATTCAAATATTCTTTTCAAATAGAAATAATAATTTAAAATAGTGACATGAATGATGATTAATGTTTTAAAAAAATTTCAAATCAAAAAAAATAATAAATAGCTTAGAGTTAAGCTATTGTTTAGAATTTAAAGATTAGTATTTCTATAGACAACCTCACCGTCAACTATTGTGGAAATTAGCTTTGCATCAGGTATCTTTTCAATATCATCATTTAAAAAGTCCGTATCATAGACAACCATGTTTGCAATCTTTCCAATGTCAAGAGATCCGAGACGGTCTTCCTGGCCGAACTGGTAGGCGGCATTGATTGTCATTGCATCCAGTGCATCCCTAACGCCAATTGATTCTTTTAGATTTCTAGGCTGGCACTCTGCAAATGTATATTCTCTTTTAACGGCGGCATAAATTGATTGTGGAATATTGAAATGTGAAGATACAGGATAATCACTGTGAAAAGTAATCTTTGCACCCTCATCAATGAAGGATTTTATCGGATAGCAGTTTTCGGCCCTGTCCTCTCCGAGATATGCCACTTCAAGGTCGTATTGAATATTTTCCTTTGGAGACCATAACGGCGGAACAACAGCTATGATATTGTATTCGGCCATTCTTTTAATGTCTTCCGGAGCTACAATCTCGAGATGGGCAAAGGCATTTCTCTGGTCCATATTAGCAGTTTCGATTTGAGCTTGACTTAATGCATCCAGAGCGAATTTGACTGCTCCGTCACCTACCACATGGCAGTGAACGTTCATGTCATGTTCTCCTGCAATCTTTGCAAATTCCACAAGCTTATCATGGTCATCGAATGATTTGACTCCAAAATATCCCGGCTGGTCTTCATATTCATCCAGAAGCCAGGCCGTATGTGCCTCCACAACACCGTCAACGAATACCTTAACACCTGTAATCCTGAAGTATTCGTTGTTGACTTCACTGGCCAGTTTGATGAGATCCAAAACATCATCTGTGTTTCCTACCGTACGGACTGCATATGTTCTAAGCTTCAGCTTTCCCTCTCTGGAGAGGTCAGCATATGCTTTGATTGACGGATATCCGTAATAGCCAACATGAGCATCGAGAGCTGCAGTGATTCCGTTGCTGAATGCAAATTCCTGCCAGATTAAAAGAGACTCCCGCAGTTCCTCATCGCTTTTTGTTATCCGGGAATTCAATGTGATGGCCGGTTCTTCTGAGAGGTATCCTGTAGGCCTGCCGTCATCATCAACACGGACTTCATTTGTTGAGTATTTTTCAAGAAGCTTTTCATCGATGTCAAAATATTCCATTGCAGCCGTATTCAGCCATATGGAATGGCCGTCCTGTGTGGTCAGTGCAATTGGAACATCGGCTGAAACATCATCAAGCATTGATGCTGTAGGCTCTTCATTATCGAATTTCCAGCTGTTTCCAGTGTAAATTTTTCTTCCGGGATTATCCTCAACATACTTTCTTGTTATTTCAACATAATCCTCAAGGGTCTTTCCCTCACTCAGGTCAATTGAAAATCCCTTTATATTTCCTGCCGGAAGTCCATGAGCATGACCTTCCATAAATCCAGGATAGATGAAATTGTCTCCAAAATCCAAAATTTCTGTATTTTCATCAATCAGCTGAAGGGCAACTCTTTTTGAACCGGCATACTGGATTATTCCATCCTTTACGCATACCGCTTCTACCTTTCTGTCCAGGGTATAGATATTTCCTAAAATTATTTGATCCATTGTCATGATTACCACCAATTATGTAATATATTTGAACAAAGATATTAATAAATTTTTAAAAAATATCATAAAAGAATTACATTTATTAAAAATAAGTAAACAAAAAAAGTTAAAGGAAAGTAATTGGATAATCTAATTACTCCATTTCCTTTGCAGTTCTTTATCGCTGAATACGCTTTCAGCACATTTATCATATTGGCTAACTTTTCAGATTAAGTTTTCACCAAGCTCTCTTGCCTTCTGCAACTGTTCATCCTTATCGCTGATAGCTCCAGGAACATTATTGTCCTCCAGATTAATAATATCGCCAGTTTTGAATCCCAATACTTCAAAAGCTGCCATTTGAGTGTTAAGGGAACTTTCAAATGCTTCAAAAGGAGCGGCACCATGGGTTGCAATAATTGAAACTTTCTTATTTGAAAAGAGTTCGCCATATTTAGGGTTCATAAAGTAAGAATATAGTCTGTCGATTACGAGTTTTGATTGAGCGTTAACGTCACAGAAGTATATTGGACTTGCAAGGATTATTGCGTCAGCTTCTTCTATTTTTTGATAGATATCCTGCATATCATCATTTAAAGCGCATTCGGAATCATGCTCTTTACAGTAGTTGTCACCCTGACATGGAGTGATTGTTAATTTGTTTACATCTACAATTTCGCTTTCAGCCCCTTTTGCACAGGCGGCATCAAGTGCAGCTTCAAGAGCAATTCTCACGTTACTTACTTCTCTTGGACTTGTATTGATTCCTAAAATTTTCATAATAAAATCTCCAAAAAATATAATAATATATTTCAGATTTAAATATTGATATTTGTTTCTATTTAAGCTAATGATTTTGCTGAAAGCGGGCGATAATGCTTAAAAAAGCATTGCATTATCACTGAAAGCTTCACTCATATCTCCATTATCCTTAAATAATTTGTTTTTCTTGTCTTTCCTATTGGAAATCCACCTGTTACTATTATCAAATCTCCCTTCACTAAATCGAATTCCTTTATGGCCATTTTTCTTGCATTTTCAACCATCTTGTCAGTGGTTTTATATACGTCGGTTATTATTGGCTTGACGCCGAAGTTCAAAACAACCTTTTCTGCAATGTGCTTGGACGGACAGCAGGCCAATATTGGTGAATTTGGTCTCAGATTGCTGATTTTTCGGGCAGTGAAACCTGTCATGGTTGTTGTGACAATCAGCTTGATGTCAGTGTATTGTGCGGCTTCCACAACCAGTTTTGCTATTGTATCGCTGATGCCTATTGATCCTGTGTAGGCAACATGCTTTGAATAGTCGATTGTTGATTCCACATATTCACATATCCTGCTCATTATTGAAACGGCATCTATAGGATATTTTCCTATTGTTGTTTCACCGGAAAGCATCACGCAGTCAGTTCCGTCAAGTATTGCATTTGCAACATCTGATACTTCCGCTCTTGTAGGCCTTGGACTTTCATACATTGATGCAAGCATTTCTGTTGCGACAATTGCGAATTTGCCTTTCTCACGGCATTTTCTGATGATGTCTTTTTGAATCATTGGCAGTTCTTCCATAGGAGCTTCCACTCCAAGATCTCCTCTTGCAACCATTATTCCGTCGGATTCGTCTATTATCTCATCAATGTTATCTATTCCCATCTGGCTTTCTATTTTTGAAATGATAAGCGCATCTCCTCCAGCTTTTTCGACAATTTCACGGGCTTCAATGACATCCTCTTTTGCATTTACAAATGACAGTGCCAGATAGTCACATGAATGTGTAGCTGCAAAGGTAATGTCTTTTCTGTCGTCATCGCTCATGAAATCCAGCTTCAGATTTACTCCCGGAACATTGATTGTTTTGTGGTCCTGGATTTTTCCGTCCCCCAATGCCTTTAAAAGAACATAATCATTTTCCTTTCTGATTACTTCAAGCTCAAGAAGGGCATTGTCTATGAGCACCTTGTCGCCCACCTCAATAAAGTCGATTGCATCACTGTGGTTTACTCCGAATTCAAGTTCGCTTCCCTTATTGCAGGTTTTGCTCATTTTGATTGTATCTCCCCTTTTAAGACTGACGCCTCCGTTTTCAAATTTTAATGTTCGAAATTCCGGTCCCTTGGTATCATACAATAATGCTACAGGAAGATTTGTGGCTTTTCTAACTTCACGAATATTATCAATGGTTTTAAGTATTCCATCTTCTGTTGCATGGCTTAGGTTAATTCTAGCGCAGTTCATGCCTTCATTAACCATTTTTTCCATGACTTCGGCTGAATCAGATGCCGGACCTATAGTACATATGACTTTCGTTTTTTTCACGATATCACCCAATTAAAAACAACTATATAATTTTCTGGTTAACATATTTGATAAACTCATTGGACAGTATTTTTCACAAGACACTATTTTATACTTTTCACCAAATTTATTTTATATTTTTCATCCCATATCTTTGATATTACATAAACAGTCAATAACCACACCAAATAATGTGCACCAACTATAATATAACTTAGCCAATACTTAATTAATTAAATAATTTTAATAATAAGCATGAAAATTTTCATAGTTATAATAACAAGTACAAAAATAATGAATCATAAAATCAATAATTCATGCATAAAAAAAGCAGAAAAAAGAAAAAAATAGTTGGGAATAAATCCCGACAACAATTAAGTTTTATCACCAAAATGATTTCCATCAACAACAATATCATCAACATAATACTCATAAGTACCATCAGGATAATATACATACCCATTAGCACCATTTGGACCAAGAATGTCAAAATATTGTTCCTCAGGAGATTTTATATTTGTAGAATTTGTA containing:
- a CDS encoding amidohydrolase; translation: MTMDQIILGNIYTLDRKVEAVCVKDGIIQYAGSKRVALQLIDENTEILDFGDNFIYPGFMEGHAHGLPAGNIKGFSIDLSEGKTLEDYVEITRKYVEDNPGRKIYTGNSWKFDNEEPTASMLDDVSADVPIALTTQDGHSIWLNTAAMEYFDIDEKLLEKYSTNEVRVDDDGRPTGYLSEEPAITLNSRITKSDEELRESLLIWQEFAFSNGITAALDAHVGYYGYPSIKAYADLSREGKLKLRTYAVRTVGNTDDVLDLIKLASEVNNEYFRITGVKVFVDGVVEAHTAWLLDEYEDQPGYFGVKSFDDHDKLVEFAKIAGEHDMNVHCHVVGDGAVKFALDALSQAQIETANMDQRNAFAHLEIVAPEDIKRMAEYNIIAVVPPLWSPKENIQYDLEVAYLGEDRAENCYPIKSFIDEGAKITFHSDYPVSSHFNIPQSIYAAVKREYTFAECQPRNLKESIGVRDALDAMTINAAYQFGQEDRLGSLDIGKIANMVVYDTDFLNDDIEKIPDAKLISTIVDGEVVYRNTNL
- a CDS encoding flavodoxin family protein; this encodes MKILGINTSPREVSNVRIALEAALDAACAKGAESEIVDVNKLTITPCQGDNYCKEHDSECALNDDMQDIYQKIEEADAIILASPIYFCDVNAQSKLVIDRLYSYFMNPKYGELFSNKKVSIIATHGAAPFEAFESSLNTQMAAFEVLGFKTGDIINLEDNNVPGAISDKDEQLQKARELGENLI
- the pyk gene encoding pyruvate kinase; this encodes MKKTKVICTIGPASDSAEVMEKMVNEGMNCARINLSHATEDGILKTIDNIREVRKATNLPVALLYDTKGPEFRTLKFENGGVSLKRGDTIKMSKTCNKGSELEFGVNHSDAIDFIEVGDKVLIDNALLELEVIRKENDYVLLKALGDGKIQDHKTINVPGVNLKLDFMSDDDRKDITFAATHSCDYLALSFVNAKEDVIEAREIVEKAGGDALIISKIESQMGIDNIDEIIDESDGIMVARGDLGVEAPMEELPMIQKDIIRKCREKGKFAIVATEMLASMYESPRPTRAEVSDVANAILDGTDCVMLSGETTIGKYPIDAVSIMSRICEYVESTIDYSKHVAYTGSIGISDTIAKLVVEAAQYTDIKLIVTTTMTGFTARKISNLRPNSPILACCPSKHIAEKVVLNFGVKPIITDVYKTTDKMVENARKMAIKEFDLVKGDLIIVTGGFPIGKTRKTNYLRIMEI